A single Triticum dicoccoides isolate Atlit2015 ecotype Zavitan chromosome 2A, WEW_v2.0, whole genome shotgun sequence DNA region contains:
- the LOC119354914 gene encoding protein DETOXIFICATION 16-like, protein MLPNMEEPLVGGKSEKTGGPGESLLVIEVKKQLYLAGPLVVGSLLQNVVQMISVMFVGHLGELDLSSASIATSFAGVTGFSLLAGMSSSLDTLCGQAFGAKQYHLLGIYKQRAILVLTPLSVMVAVIWAYTGQILLFFGQDPEIAMGAGSYIRWMIPALFVYGPLQCHVRFLQTQNIVLPVMLSSGVTALNHILVCWLLVYKLGLGNKGAALANTISYLTNLLILALYIRLSPSCKRTWTGLSMEAFRDILSFLRLAVPSALMVCLEWWSFELLVLFSGFLPNPKLEASVLSISLNTLSLVFRIPSGLGAAISTRVSNELGAGRPDAARLATHVIMVLGLVSSVSVGLAIILVRNLWGYAYSNEKEVVEYIARMMPILAVTFLFDDLQCVLSGIVRGCGFQKIGAYVNLSAYYLVGIPAALYFAFVYHLGGMGLWFGLTCGLVVQTVLLLSITLRTNWDKEALKAKDRVFSSSLPLDLAT, encoded by the exons ATGCTGCCAAACATGGAGGAGCCCCTTGTTGGAGGCAAGAGTGAGAAGACAGGAGGGCCAGGAGAGAGCCTCCTAGTGATTGAGGTCAAGAAGCAGCTGTACCTTGCCGGGCCTCTCGTCGTCGGAAGCCTCCTGCAGAACGTCGTCCAGATGATATCAGTCATGTTTGTCGGTCACCTCGGTGAGCTCGATCTCTCGAGTGCCTCCATCGCCACCTCCTTCGCCGGTGTCACCGGCTTCAGCTTGTTG GCCGGCATGTCCAGCAGCTTGGACACACTGTGTGGGCAAGCCTTCGGAGCAAAGCAGTACCATCTTCTTGGCATCTACAAGCAGAGGGCAATCCTTGTGCTCACTCCTCTGAGCGTCATGGTTGCTGTGATATGGGCATACACTGGGCAGATCCTCCTCTTCTTCGGCCAGGACCCTGAGATTGCCATGGGAGCAGGGAGCTACATCCGTTGGATGATCCCAGCGCTGTTCGTCTACGGCCCGCTGCAGTGCCATGTCCGGTTCCTACAAACGCAGAACATCGTCCTCCCGGTGATGCTGAGCTCAGGTGTCACAGCACTGAACCATATCTTGGTGTGCTGGTTGCTGGTTTACAAGCTTGGCCTGGGCAACAAGGGTGCTGCCTTGGCCAATACAATCTCTTACCTGACCAATCTGCTCATCCTGGCTCTCTACATCAGGCTCTCTCCATCCTGTAAGAGGACTTGGACAGGGTTGTCAATGGAGGCGTTTCGCGACATCCTTAGCTTTTTGAGGCTTGCCGTTCCATCTGCTCTCATGGTTTG TTTGGAGTGGTGGTCATTTGAGCTGCTTGTACTTTTTTCTGGATTTCTTCCAAATCCTAAGCTCGAGGCGTCGGTGTTGTCTATCAG TTTAAATACTCTTTCATTAGTATTCAGAATCCCATCTGGGCTTGGTGCAGCTATAAG CACCCGTGTATCAAACGAGCTTGGTGCTGGGCGACCTGATGCTGCCCGTCTAGCGACCCATGTGATCATGGTTCTGGGTCTTGTATCGAGCGTATCGGTCGGTCTTGCTATCATTCTGGTGCGCAATTTATGGGGGTACGCATACAGCAACGAAAAGGAAGTGGTGGAATACATTGCCAGAATGATGCCAATTCTTGCCGTGACATTCTTGTTTGATGACCTGCAGTGTGTCCTTTCAG GTATCGTTAGGGGCTGTGGCTTCCAGAAGATTGGCGCGTATGTCAATCTCAGCGCGTACTACCTTGTCGGCATCCCCGCGGCTTTATATTTTGCCTTTGTGTACCACCTTGGTGGAATG GGGCTGTGGTTCGGATTAACCTGTGGACTTGTCGTGCAGACAGTGTTGCTCCTGTCCATCACCCTGCGAACCAACTGGGACAAAGAA GCTTTGAAGGCAAAGGACAGGGTTTTCAGTTCTTCCCTACCTTTAGACTTGGCAACATGA